The Apodemus sylvaticus chromosome 5, mApoSyl1.1, whole genome shotgun sequence genome has a segment encoding these proteins:
- the Rprm gene encoding protein reprimo codes for MNSVLGNQTDVAGLFLANSSEALERAVRCCTQASVVTDDGFAEGGPDERSLYIMRVVQIAVMCVLSLTVVFGIFFLGCNLLIKSEGMINFLVKDRRPSKEVEAVVVGPY; via the coding sequence ATGAATTCAGTGCTGGGCAATCAGACCGACGTGGCTGGCCTGTTCCTGGCCAACAGTAGCGAGGCGCTGGAGCGCGCGGTGCGCTGCTGCACCCAGGCGTCGGTAGTGACCGACGATGGCTTCGCCGAGGGCGGCCCCGACGAGCGCAGCCTGTACATCATGCGCGTGGTGCAGATCGCAGTAATGTGTGTGCTCTCGCTCACTGTGGTTTTTGGCATCTTCTTCCTTGGCTGTAACCTGCTCATCAAGTCCGAAGGCATGATCAACTTCCTAGTGAAGGACCGGAGGCCGTCTAAAGAGGTTGAGGCAGTGGTCGTGGGACCCTACTGA